The Sporosarcina ureae genome includes a region encoding these proteins:
- a CDS encoding LacI family DNA-binding transcriptional regulator, with translation MVTLKDVAKLVGVHPSVVSRVINNDGNLKIKEETRKRIQQAIEELNYRPNLSARNLKNSETKMLGMVIPDFSNPVYASIIHGAEDQAALEGYNLLLYSMKQKGLEKNYFSHLMENRIDGLLIANSESDDKEILNLKKEKKPFVLVNRFITGISNHVILDDELGGKLATKHLAQLGHKRIAHITGPLFTGTGIKRFQGYREGLKEEEINFISSYVQESEYTIEGGYRSMQALLDLSTPPTAVFASNIMVSLGAMKAIQDRGLSIPRDISIIGFHEVDFASSLSPSLTTIKMPLYEMGSESVKKLITIIQGREEENELGLIISGASLVVRDSTSPFLS, from the coding sequence TTGGTTACATTAAAGGATGTTGCAAAATTAGTTGGTGTTCACCCATCTGTAGTATCTAGAGTTATTAATAATGACGGAAATTTAAAGATTAAGGAAGAAACACGAAAGCGTATTCAGCAAGCTATTGAAGAACTAAATTACCGACCTAATCTATCTGCAAGAAACCTGAAAAATAGTGAAACCAAGATGCTTGGAATGGTCATACCGGATTTCTCTAACCCTGTATATGCTAGTATTATTCACGGAGCAGAGGATCAGGCCGCCTTAGAAGGATATAATTTACTACTTTATAGTATGAAGCAAAAGGGTTTGGAAAAGAATTATTTTTCTCATCTTATGGAAAATAGAATCGATGGCTTGCTAATTGCAAATTCAGAATCAGATGATAAGGAAATCTTAAATCTGAAAAAGGAAAAAAAACCATTTGTTCTAGTGAATCGTTTTATTACAGGCATTAGTAATCATGTTATTTTGGATGATGAATTAGGCGGAAAATTAGCAACCAAGCATCTTGCACAATTGGGCCATAAGCGTATTGCTCATATAACTGGTCCACTATTTACAGGTACAGGAATAAAAAGATTTCAAGGGTATAGAGAAGGGCTAAAGGAGGAAGAAATTAACTTCATTTCAAGTTATGTACAAGAAAGTGAGTATACGATCGAAGGTGGCTATCGATCCATGCAAGCTCTTTTAGATTTATCTACCCCTCCAACAGCAGTTTTTGCTTCTAATATTATGGTTAGTTTAGGCGCAATGAAAGCTATCCAGGATCGCGGATTATCTATACCTAGAGATATTTCCATTATTGGGTTTCATGAAGTAGATTTTGCTTCATCTTTATCTCCGTCACTTACAACGATAAAGATGCCGCTTTATGAAATGGGAAGCGAATCAGTAAAAAAGCTTATCACAATTATCCAGGGTCGAGAAGAAGAGAATGAGCTAGGTTTGATAATTAGTGGAGCATCATTAGTCGTCCGTGATAGTACAAGCCCTTTTCTTTCGTAG
- a CDS encoding S8 family serine peptidase, with product MREKWSRLLPTLLILLSLFVVYAFSSVQVSAETEEGAKERELLVEFAESHRSFSASTDVTGVESREEIAEHVELWRLDKGEDLLKMAEQLKEEPNVLIVEPNYKRDLHSSTNDPYLYNQWWVPQVKPQPIWMRVAEQKKNAVVAVIDSGIASHHEDLQGRIQQGGYNFVHNTMDVTDVNGHGTAVSGVIAASSGNGIGITGIAGSYDVKILPLKVSHLSGSSYVSDSIRAIDYAIEKKVDVINMSLGSDQSSVLEQNAVQRAARAGITVVASAGNEALEGNPINYPASYPEVISVGATDQQNRHASFSNYNSYVDVVAPGVGVYTTALTNTYKQASGTSFSSPIVAGAAALVKSLQPDASPAQVKAYLEGTAMDLGQPGKDTHYGAGLLNLEELNDKLLPAVVPVTGVNIRHKNVTIDLDTQQKTAFSTERVPEQLESLRHQKAVYFESEPNDAFMTANRLPLGNSIVGTITDYYFDMDHYRFTLDASGTFSMIASWIEDSYISHQDNEYLFVGIHDARQELIDVARLTTTSGGRQDMYYSKQLPKGDYYLVILQSSPYKYLFTDAEYMITSLFTPVSQPKPEPVPTFLFDSIFMKVGLNDQFVMDIESDAQLSSTNEQVATVDQTGKVYATGYGSAKLLYKSKSVTKEATVKVARNSKSKTAALFEQISPIDATNKEVTWSSSNPVVASVDQYGIITGEKAGKTTITVTTNDGGFTASSTVTVIGGAPPEFIGTHPDLSVGQNKVFTVTFSQDLKVGKDYSKDILISRSTVHTDPIKAFTATVDPLTPNKLYIQPNSSWEEGVHYMTISKSLQNKDTTPLSKVARLKFDVIGNFTDGKTNEVKRYERVLSGMR from the coding sequence TTGAGGGAAAAGTGGAGTAGATTGCTACCAACCTTGTTGATATTACTGAGTCTTTTTGTGGTGTATGCATTCAGTTCCGTGCAGGTCAGCGCGGAAACAGAGGAAGGTGCTAAAGAGAGAGAACTTTTAGTGGAGTTTGCAGAAAGTCATCGATCATTTTCTGCTTCAACAGACGTTACTGGAGTAGAAAGCAGAGAAGAGATTGCGGAGCATGTGGAATTGTGGCGTTTGGACAAGGGGGAAGATCTCCTCAAGATGGCGGAACAATTGAAGGAAGAACCAAATGTATTGATTGTTGAGCCGAATTACAAGCGGGATTTGCACTCTTCGACGAATGATCCCTATCTTTATAATCAATGGTGGGTCCCGCAAGTCAAGCCACAGCCGATTTGGATGCGGGTTGCAGAACAAAAGAAAAATGCAGTTGTGGCTGTCATAGATTCGGGTATTGCCTCTCATCATGAGGATCTTCAAGGACGTATTCAGCAGGGCGGTTACAACTTCGTTCATAATACGATGGACGTGACAGATGTCAATGGTCACGGAACTGCCGTTTCAGGTGTCATAGCTGCTTCCTCAGGGAACGGCATAGGCATTACTGGAATTGCTGGGTCGTATGATGTGAAAATTTTACCCCTAAAAGTGTCTCATCTGTCCGGTAGTAGTTATGTATCGGATTCAATTCGAGCCATTGATTATGCAATTGAGAAAAAAGTAGACGTGATCAATATGAGTCTAGGTAGTGACCAGTCATCTGTTCTGGAACAGAATGCCGTTCAGCGTGCTGCTAGGGCAGGTATTACGGTTGTGGCTTCGGCCGGGAATGAAGCATTAGAAGGCAACCCGATCAATTATCCGGCGTCTTATCCTGAAGTGATTTCCGTCGGTGCGACAGATCAACAAAACAGACATGCTTCCTTTTCGAATTATAATTCGTATGTAGATGTAGTTGCACCTGGGGTTGGCGTTTATACGACAGCCCTGACGAATACGTATAAACAGGCAAGCGGGACGTCATTTTCTTCACCGATTGTAGCAGGGGCAGCCGCACTTGTGAAGTCACTACAACCAGACGCTTCGCCGGCACAAGTCAAAGCGTATTTAGAAGGAACAGCAATGGATTTGGGTCAGCCTGGCAAGGATACGCATTACGGTGCAGGCCTTCTAAATCTGGAGGAATTGAATGACAAACTGCTGCCAGCGGTTGTTCCCGTTACGGGAGTAAACATTCGTCATAAAAATGTAACGATAGATTTGGACACACAACAGAAAACAGCATTCAGTACTGAACGCGTGCCTGAGCAATTGGAATCTCTGCGGCATCAAAAAGCGGTTTATTTTGAATCGGAACCAAATGACGCGTTCATGACTGCTAATCGCTTGCCTCTTGGAAATAGCATCGTAGGTACGATAACAGATTATTATTTTGATATGGATCACTATCGTTTTACTTTGGATGCGTCAGGAACGTTCTCCATGATTGCCAGTTGGATTGAGGATTCATATATTAGCCACCAAGATAATGAATATTTATTTGTAGGAATCCATGATGCCCGGCAGGAGCTGATTGACGTAGCCAGATTGACTACTACTTCAGGCGGCAGGCAAGATATGTATTACTCAAAACAATTACCTAAAGGTGATTACTACTTAGTCATTCTTCAGTCCTCACCGTATAAATACTTATTCACTGATGCCGAATACATGATTACCTCATTATTTACACCAGTTAGTCAGCCGAAGCCTGAACCTGTCCCTACCTTTTTATTCGATAGTATATTTATGAAGGTCGGGTTGAATGATCAGTTCGTTATGGACATAGAATCAGATGCACAGCTGAGTTCTACGAATGAACAAGTTGCGACTGTAGATCAAACAGGGAAAGTCTATGCGACGGGCTACGGCTCTGCAAAGCTATTGTATAAGAGCAAGAGCGTGACCAAGGAAGCGACCGTAAAAGTTGCCCGGAATTCGAAATCGAAAACGGCTGCTTTGTTCGAACAAATTTCACCTATAGACGCGACAAACAAGGAAGTGACGTGGTCCTCTTCCAATCCGGTTGTAGCTTCAGTAGATCAGTATGGCATCATTACAGGTGAAAAAGCTGGGAAAACAACAATTACCGTAACTACGAATGATGGTGGCTTTACAGCAAGTTCAACCGTGACCGTCATAGGCGGAGCGCCACCCGAGTTTATAGGTACTCACCCTGATCTGTCAGTAGGACAAAACAAAGTATTCACTGTTACTTTTAGTCAGGATTTAAAGGTCGGGAAGGACTACAGCAAAGATATACTGATTTCCCGCTCAACAGTGCATACAGATCCAATCAAAGCATTCACTGCCACAGTCGATCCCTTAACGCCAAATAAGCTATATATCCAGCCTAACAGCAGTTGGGAAGAAGGTGTGCATTACATGACGATCAGTAAAAGCTTACAGAATAAAGATACTACCCCATTATCCAAAGTAGCCCGATTGAAGTTTGATGTGATCGGTAACTTTACCGATGGAAAGACTAATGAAGTGAAGCGTTATGAACGTGTGTTGTCGGGTATGCGCTGA
- a CDS encoding response regulator: MIKAVLVDDEILVLNYLKKIVGETTGIEVIGTFTDPELALVEIPRLEPDVLFLDVDMPEMNGMELGEKLIQTHNPDEMAIVFVTAYEQYAMHAFELNTIHYILKPVDKQSVEEVLNRVYKIKRMTREKTKTVGEICLFGNMHLRMNNSRIEFMTAKLEELLALLIMHRKKGISKWQIIDILWEESSMEKSQQNLYTIIFRLKKTLKNAGIPVNLERKNGMYKIMLPGVHCDVIEFDQFMDKKLKINSQNLEEFEKAVTLYQGELFNGKGYIWCVGETESYYQQYVRLINELVNYYKKNTCITQLENLMDKIKPIIREEDLENLIKENM; the protein is encoded by the coding sequence ATGATTAAAGCGGTATTGGTGGACGATGAGATATTAGTATTAAACTACTTAAAGAAAATTGTTGGGGAGACAACCGGTATCGAAGTAATTGGTACGTTTACGGATCCTGAACTCGCGCTAGTTGAAATTCCTCGATTGGAGCCCGACGTGTTGTTTTTGGATGTAGACATGCCCGAAATGAACGGAATGGAGTTAGGGGAAAAACTCATCCAGACTCACAATCCTGATGAAATGGCGATTGTTTTTGTCACGGCATACGAGCAATATGCGATGCATGCTTTCGAGCTGAATACGATTCATTACATTTTGAAGCCAGTAGACAAGCAGTCGGTAGAAGAAGTTTTGAATAGAGTGTACAAAATAAAGAGGATGACGCGAGAAAAGACGAAAACGGTGGGCGAGATTTGTTTGTTCGGCAACATGCATTTGCGTATGAATAATTCCAGAATCGAATTTATGACCGCGAAACTCGAGGAACTTCTTGCCTTATTGATCATGCATCGAAAGAAAGGCATCAGCAAGTGGCAGATCATTGATATTTTATGGGAAGAATCTTCTATGGAAAAGTCTCAACAAAATCTCTACACGATAATCTTCCGGCTCAAGAAAACATTAAAAAATGCCGGCATTCCTGTCAATTTGGAAAGGAAAAACGGCATGTATAAAATCATGCTACCGGGAGTTCACTGTGATGTAATCGAGTTCGATCAATTTATGGACAAAAAACTGAAAATCAACAGCCAAAACCTCGAGGAGTTTGAAAAAGCCGTCACCTTGTATCAAGGAGAATTGTTCAATGGGAAAGGCTATATCTGGTGCGTGGGTGAAACGGAAAGCTATTATCAACAGTACGTCCGTCTGATTAACGAACTAGTCAACTATTACAAGAAGAATACGTGTATCACTCAATTGGAAAATTTGATGGATAAAATCAAGCCGATAATTAGAGAAGAAGACTTGGAGAACTTGATAAAAGAAAATATGTAA
- the purB gene encoding adenylosuccinate lyase: MASSVIDSKLYRGIYVSEGMKEIFSDESLLQKWLDSWVSLARAQEEIGVIPKGIAEKIADKASYENLDMNTIREGIVDTTHPLIIQIREFTQVVGGEAGGYIHWGATTQDIMDTAVVLQIKDAQEFLLTQLQKFLATLIKLAREHEDTIMPGRTHGQHALPITLGYKIAIWADEIGKHIERLEEGKKRYLVGSLSGAAGTLASIGEHGLAVQELYCEKLGLKQPTITWHVQRDGFAEFASILAMISGTVGKIANEIINLQRSEIGEIEEGFKMGQVGSSTMPHKRNPMICEYVVGLTRLVQRTATLGFDGMLQEHERDMTFWTTEWAYIPQICIFTSGGLEQMQGVLERFIVHKENMERNLDLLQGLIVSENLMLHLGKYIGRQVAHDKIYEVSMQAFEEKRPLVEVVLENKEIMSHLSEEEVINYLNPKNYLGLCSQLIDRVEEKWSKTKN; the protein is encoded by the coding sequence ATGGCATCAAGTGTTATCGATTCAAAACTTTACAGGGGAATTTATGTGTCTGAAGGAATGAAAGAAATTTTTTCGGATGAATCACTTTTACAAAAATGGCTAGATTCATGGGTTTCATTAGCACGGGCTCAAGAAGAGATAGGGGTCATTCCGAAAGGCATAGCAGAAAAGATTGCAGACAAAGCTAGTTATGAAAATCTAGACATGAATACGATTCGCGAGGGGATAGTTGATACCACTCACCCTTTAATCATTCAGATTCGTGAATTTACTCAAGTTGTTGGTGGAGAAGCGGGAGGTTATATTCATTGGGGGGCAACAACGCAGGATATTATGGATACTGCCGTAGTTCTGCAAATTAAAGACGCGCAAGAGTTCCTTTTAACACAATTGCAAAAATTTCTAGCTACATTAATTAAACTTGCTCGAGAACACGAAGACACCATTATGCCTGGTAGAACCCACGGCCAACATGCTTTGCCTATCACATTAGGATATAAAATCGCTATTTGGGCAGATGAAATAGGAAAACATATTGAACGACTAGAAGAAGGAAAAAAACGTTACCTAGTAGGATCATTAAGCGGTGCTGCGGGCACACTCGCCTCTATTGGTGAACATGGATTAGCTGTTCAAGAACTTTACTGTGAAAAACTCGGCCTTAAACAACCAACCATTACTTGGCATGTACAAAGAGATGGGTTTGCAGAGTTTGCTAGCATACTAGCAATGATTTCTGGAACAGTCGGAAAAATTGCAAATGAAATTATTAATCTTCAAAGGTCAGAAATTGGGGAAATTGAAGAAGGTTTTAAAATGGGACAAGTTGGCAGTAGTACAATGCCACATAAACGAAACCCCATGATATGTGAGTATGTTGTAGGCCTAACAAGATTAGTGCAAAGAACTGCCACGCTAGGCTTCGATGGAATGCTTCAAGAACATGAAAGGGATATGACTTTTTGGACAACCGAATGGGCGTATATTCCACAAATTTGTATCTTTACTAGTGGTGGATTGGAACAAATGCAAGGTGTGTTAGAAAGATTTATTGTCCATAAAGAAAACATGGAAAGAAACCTTGACCTATTACAGGGATTAATTGTATCTGAGAATCTAATGTTGCATTTAGGTAAGTACATTGGTCGTCAAGTCGCACATGACAAGATTTATGAAGTGTCAATGCAAGCATTTGAAGAGAAAAGGCCATTGGTTGAAGTTGTCTTAGAAAACAAGGAAATTATGTCACACTTATCGGAAGAAGAAGTTATAAATTATTTGAATCCGAAAAATTACCTTGGGCTCTGTTCCCAATTAATTGATCGCGTTGAAGAAAAGTGGTCCAAAACTAAAAACTAG
- a CDS encoding SLC13 family permease, producing MSAAAITLFILLIAAILFVTELIPVAMTALLATTLLYLTGIIDESTVFAGFTNNVVILITGMFIIGAALFETGVAKKIGKLIMKFAKTEKQLLFAIMVIGAGLSAFLSNTSTTAVMMPIVILLADSMGFSRSKLLMPLAYATALGGMITLIGTNGNLAVQSVMQNEGVPVFSFFEFAYIGIPLTIVGIIYMMTIGYKLIPNRENVIAEAQESISVNNSEENESTVKQFIAVAILLGAIIFMVFEKQLGVPLHIVSIIGALLIVLTRTMTEKQAYRSLDMSTIILVAAMMPMATALADTGAAQMIADSVLGLVGVDGGPYVITALIFIITAFLTSVMSNTAAAALMAPIGLVIATSMGIDPKAILMTICVGASAAYASPIGTPPNTMIYGPGNYKFLDYIKCGFPFLVIQVIICLVVVPLIWPF from the coding sequence ATGTCTGCAGCAGCAATAACACTTTTTATCTTATTAATAGCAGCAATTCTTTTTGTTACGGAATTGATTCCAGTAGCTATGACTGCTTTATTAGCAACAACTCTTTTATACTTAACAGGAATAATTGATGAGAGTACCGTTTTTGCTGGATTCACGAATAATGTAGTTATTTTAATTACAGGTATGTTTATCATTGGAGCAGCTTTATTTGAAACTGGTGTAGCAAAGAAGATAGGAAAGCTGATCATGAAATTCGCAAAAACAGAGAAACAACTTCTATTTGCGATCATGGTTATAGGGGCTGGACTTTCAGCTTTTTTGTCTAATACAAGCACGACGGCAGTGATGATGCCGATTGTTATCTTGCTTGCTGACAGTATGGGATTCTCCCGATCAAAACTTTTAATGCCTTTAGCATATGCAACGGCCCTTGGCGGAATGATTACGCTAATAGGTACAAATGGTAATCTTGCTGTTCAAAGTGTCATGCAAAATGAAGGTGTACCCGTCTTCAGTTTCTTTGAGTTCGCATACATTGGAATACCTTTAACGATTGTTGGAATTATATATATGATGACAATTGGTTATAAACTTATTCCAAACAGGGAAAACGTGATAGCTGAAGCGCAAGAAAGTATATCAGTAAATAATTCAGAGGAAAATGAAAGTACAGTTAAACAGTTTATTGCAGTCGCTATTCTACTTGGAGCAATCATTTTCATGGTTTTTGAAAAACAATTAGGAGTTCCACTGCATATTGTTTCCATCATAGGTGCATTGCTAATCGTCTTAACACGTACAATGACAGAAAAACAAGCATATCGTTCGCTTGATATGTCTACTATTATTTTAGTAGCAGCCATGATGCCAATGGCTACTGCATTAGCCGATACAGGGGCAGCACAAATGATTGCAGATTCTGTTTTGGGATTGGTTGGCGTTGACGGAGGTCCTTATGTTATAACAGCCTTGATATTTATAATAACAGCATTTTTAACTTCCGTTATGTCTAATACTGCCGCTGCAGCGTTAATGGCTCCAATTGGACTTGTGATCGCTACCAGTATGGGGATTGATCCTAAAGCAATCTTAATGACAATTTGTGTAGGAGCTTCAGCAGCTTATGCTTCACCAATCGGTACTCCACCCAACACAATGATTTATGGACCAGGTAACTATAAATTTTTGGATTACATCAAATGCGGATTCCCGTTTTTGGTCATTCAAGTAATCATATGTTTGGTAGTAGTCCCTTTAATATGGCCTTTCTAA
- a CDS encoding histidine kinase: MKRSKQYFVIVIVITLVALAYYYSHALKGDASIHHGKVDLSETDFLEKGVIALNGEWEFYWKQLWSPEDFMNDPQHDLQYTVVPGNWLRDQEGNTYERTGYATYRMVVTNIPSDTKYFGLLKANIRNASRIFVNGELVLEDGEVSESAKANVSGNNSMATFFELESSTAEIIIQAANHDFIVGGIARSITFGTQNEMIQLHQQKFLFEFAMILIVIIIGLFYLFLFMVNADYRKKEPATLPLALSCLFYGIMSSIYSERIITVIIPTMSMDSTFRFGHLMSAFTVITVLIVLNQISPVFLSNRIRNGMLIFYSIFIVIILLLPMTIYSNILEFYMASTVVFYFFVWLKVLCLFIKKSGPEIDSIEHIAMIISLLSIYLFWFDMILYSTGLKEDMLISFLTLAVYGIAMSVLLIFRYTSSYRKNEELSTQLVETFSTLDQTTKIAERNELAFLQAQIKPHFLFNTLSSIISLCYTDGERAGKVLSDLSNYLKRSFQIDIHTDYVTIENELKLIKAYVEIEKVRFGDRIDMVYDVDEEILSCKIIPLIIEPLVENAIRHGVLKNKSGGKLKLTLKKQKHGIYVCVQDNGKGMDPHQLNAIRSGERNLKSLTGNGISLANIHTRLQSFYQTELHFETNPGGTNVYFIIPLHDDQEETADD; this comes from the coding sequence TTGAAACGTAGTAAGCAATACTTTGTTATTGTCATTGTCATAACGTTGGTAGCTCTTGCCTATTATTATTCACATGCTCTAAAGGGAGACGCTTCCATCCACCATGGGAAAGTTGATCTTTCCGAGACAGATTTTCTAGAGAAAGGTGTAATTGCCCTTAATGGAGAGTGGGAGTTTTATTGGAAACAGTTATGGAGTCCTGAAGATTTTATGAATGATCCGCAGCACGATCTGCAGTATACGGTTGTTCCGGGAAATTGGTTGCGCGATCAAGAGGGCAATACGTATGAACGTACGGGCTATGCAACGTACAGGATGGTGGTTACGAATATACCATCGGATACGAAGTATTTTGGTTTATTGAAAGCGAATATACGAAATGCGAGCCGGATATTCGTCAATGGAGAATTGGTGTTGGAGGATGGAGAGGTTTCAGAGTCGGCGAAAGCGAATGTATCGGGTAATAACTCGATGGCGACTTTTTTTGAACTGGAGAGTTCGACGGCGGAAATTATTATTCAAGCGGCCAATCATGATTTTATCGTTGGAGGTATAGCAAGATCGATCACGTTTGGCACGCAAAATGAGATGATACAACTGCATCAGCAGAAATTCCTGTTTGAGTTTGCCATGATTCTCATTGTAATAATTATCGGTCTCTTTTATCTCTTCCTGTTCATGGTCAATGCGGATTATCGAAAGAAGGAGCCTGCCACGCTACCGCTTGCATTGAGCTGTCTTTTCTATGGAATTATGAGCAGCATATACAGTGAACGAATTATTACCGTGATCATCCCTACGATGAGCATGGACAGCACGTTTCGTTTTGGACATTTAATGAGTGCTTTTACGGTTATTACGGTGTTGATCGTGCTCAATCAAATCAGTCCCGTCTTTTTATCCAATCGAATACGGAATGGTATGTTGATTTTTTACAGTATTTTTATTGTAATTATCCTATTGCTTCCCATGACTATTTACTCTAATATACTGGAGTTTTACATGGCGAGCACAGTTGTCTTTTACTTCTTTGTATGGCTAAAAGTGCTGTGCTTGTTTATCAAAAAAAGCGGTCCTGAAATTGACAGTATAGAACATATTGCCATGATTATATCATTGCTCAGCATCTACTTATTCTGGTTTGACATGATTTTATATAGTACGGGATTAAAAGAGGATATGTTGATTTCCTTCCTGACGCTCGCTGTCTACGGCATTGCGATGTCTGTCCTGTTGATTTTCCGGTATACGAGCTCTTACAGAAAGAATGAAGAATTGTCGACGCAGTTGGTTGAAACGTTCTCCACGCTCGATCAAACGACGAAGATCGCAGAGAGAAATGAACTGGCCTTTTTACAAGCGCAAATCAAACCACACTTCTTATTTAATACGCTCAGCAGCATTATAAGTCTTTGCTATACGGACGGGGAACGTGCAGGCAAAGTCCTGTCCGATTTGTCGAACTACTTGAAGCGGTCTTTCCAAATAGATATCCATACCGATTACGTCACGATCGAGAATGAATTGAAATTGATCAAAGCGTATGTCGAGATCGAGAAAGTACGATTCGGCGACCGGATTGACATGGTCTATGACGTTGATGAAGAAATCCTATCGTGCAAGATCATTCCTCTCATTATCGAGCCTCTTGTTGAAAACGCCATCAGGCACGGTGTCTTGAAAAATAAAAGCGGAGGCAAATTGAAATTGACGTTAAAAAAACAAAAACACGGTATATATGTGTGCGTGCAAGATAACGGCAAAGGCATGGATCCACATCAATTGAATGCCATTAGAAGCGGGGAACGAAACCTGAAATCGCTGACAGGTAACGGTATAAGTTTGGCGAATATCCATACGAGGTTGCAAAGTTTTTATCAAACCGAGCTACACTTTGAAACAAATCCAGGAGGAACGAACGTCTATTTTATTATTCCTTTACACGATGACCAGGAGGAGACGGCCGATGATTAA
- a CDS encoding conserved phage C-terminal domain-containing protein — protein MKLLINEEPIPLLPSLAMKVGLNSAIFLQQLHYRLNISKNIREGHKWVFNSYDDWKEEFPFWSLNTIKRITYDLEQKGYLVSTSKHNKMKIDNTKWYRIDYEKLPFSYTPNDIPANPKWDAASTQRETATNPQLDAVPTHIETVAYPTMGRPITKELKKLKNKPIVEKNLDVAQSVIQYLNDKTGKQFKAESAATRKFINGRIKEGYTQDDFIRVIDLKTKQWLNRHDFSTFLRPSTLFNATNFENYVNELVVSQKPKKQLLVMPVLDFSRGDE, from the coding sequence ATGAAACTATTAATAAACGAAGAGCCGATTCCATTATTACCTTCACTCGCAATGAAAGTTGGATTAAATAGTGCGATATTCCTGCAACAATTGCACTACCGATTGAACATTTCAAAAAACATACGGGAGGGTCATAAATGGGTCTTCAATTCATACGACGACTGGAAAGAAGAATTTCCATTTTGGTCACTAAATACAATCAAACGAATTACGTACGACTTAGAACAAAAAGGATACCTAGTTTCCACTTCGAAGCACAATAAAATGAAAATCGACAACACCAAATGGTATCGAATCGATTATGAAAAGTTGCCATTTTCGTATACGCCAAACGATATACCTGCTAACCCAAAATGGGACGCGGCATCAACCCAACGTGAGACAGCTACCAACCCACAATTGGACGCTGTGCCAACTCACATTGAGACGGTGGCGTATCCCACTATGGGACGGCCAATAACCAAAGAACTTAAGAAGTTAAAGAATAAACCCATTGTCGAGAAGAATCTCGACGTCGCACAATCTGTGATTCAGTACCTGAATGACAAAACCGGAAAACAGTTCAAAGCGGAGTCCGCTGCTACCCGTAAATTCATCAACGGTCGAATCAAAGAAGGCTACACACAAGATGACTTCATCCGTGTCATCGATCTAAAGACCAAGCAATGGTTGAACCGTCATGATTTTAGCACGTTCCTGCGACCATCGACTTTGTTTAACGCAACGAACTTTGAAAACTATGTCAATGAGCTAGTCGTGTCACAGAAACCGAAAAAACAGCTACTTGTTATGCCTGTGCTTGATTTTAGCAGGGGTGATGAGTAA